In Macrobrachium rosenbergii isolate ZJJX-2024 chromosome 6, ASM4041242v1, whole genome shotgun sequence, a genomic segment contains:
- the Galk gene encoding N-acetylgalactosamine kinase isoform X1: protein MPEIFNTIPWPPDISRPQGTKMSASCPPLQRVPSEGSKAERLRCLVETFTSEFSAKPQFCARAPGRVNLIGEHVDYCGYAVFPMAIDLDILIAVGSNATGKLNLINVEDSYPKFSCEINNFEIDKSHPTWYNYILCGVQGIQEEGGRNEPFTGLDMAVSGNIPPSSGLSSSSALVCASALAVAHSHKLSISKEDFAEICARCERHVGTQGGGMDQAISFLATEGTARVIEFNPLRSTPVNLPSGVSFVVANSLAPMNKAANSYYNCRVMECRLACQIMAKQAGLAWKEYQRLGQLQKVLGKSLPEMMTLVSRTFESRPYSKKEICKLLGTSEEDLDKTTLSENTRSIEEFLLHDRAQHVFSEAHRVWEFKRICDEKSDKSVEELGKLMKESHLSTKLLYECSHPKLDKLVDLSEGVTFGARLTGAGWGGCMVAMVKEEEAEEYKELLVKEYYSQEANTKDKDINSVLFSSQPSPGACIYEF from the exons ATGCCGGAAATATTTAATACTATACCGTGGCCCCCTGACATTAGCAGACCACAGGGAACAA AAATGAGTGCGTCTTGTCCCCCACTACAAAGAGTTCCATCAGAGGGTAGCAAGGCTGAGAGGCTGAGATGTCTGGTAGAGACGTTTACTTCAGAGTTTTCTGCAAAGCCACAGTTCTGTGCCAGAGCTCCTGGAAG agtGAATCTGATCGGTGAGCATGTGGACTACTGTGGCTATGCTGTTTTTCCAATGGCCATTGATTTGGACATCTTGATCGCTGTTGGCAGCAACGCTACTGGCAAACTCAATCTCATTAATGTTGAAGACAGCTACCCAAAGTTCTCTTGTGAAATTAACAACTTTGA AATAGACAAGAGCCATCCTACTTGGTACAATTATATACTGTGTGGCGTACAAGGCATACAAGAAGAGGGGGGGCGGAATGAACCTTTTACTGGTCTTGATATGGCTGTGAGTGGGAATATTCCCCCATCATCTGGGCTGTCTTCCTCCTCTGCTCTTGTTTGTGCCTCAGCCTTAGCCGTTGCTCATTCACACAAGCTGTCGATAAGTAAGGAAGATTTTGCTGAGATCTGTGCCCGTTGCGAAAGGCATGTAGGAACACAAGGTGGAGGAATGGACCAGGCCATTTCTTTCCTAGCTACTGAAG GGACAGCAAGAGTGATTGAATTTAATCCTCTGAGGTCAACCCCAGTGAATCTGCCATCAGGTGTGTCATTTGTGGTGGCTAACAGCTTGGCCCCCATGAATAAAGCAGCCAATTCTTATTATAACTGTCGGGTCATGGAGTGCCGTCTCGCTTGCCAGATTATGGCAAAACAGGCAG GTCTAGCTTGGAAAGAGTATCAACGTCTTGGCCAACTTCAGAAAGTGCTTGGTAAAAGCCTTCCTGAGATGATGACTCTTGTGTCACGCACTTTTGAATCTCGCCCATACAGCAAAAAAGAGATTTGCAAGTTACTTGGTACTTCTGAGGAGGATTTAGATAAA ACTACCTTAAGTGAAAACACTAGGAGCATCGAAGAATTCTTACTTCATGATAGAGCACAACACGTTTTCTCAGAGGCGCATCGTGTGTGGGAGTTCAAACGGATCTGTGATGAAAAGAGTGATAAATCTGTAGAGGAACTTGGGAAGCTGATGAAGGAGTCCCACTTGTCTACAAAACTACTTTATGAATGTTCACATCCTAAACTTGATAAACTAGTGGACCTTTCTGAGGGTGTAACATTTGGTGCCAGGCTAACAGGAGCTGG ATGGGGTGGATGCATGGTTGCTATGGTCAAAGAGGAAGAGGCTGAGGAGTACAAGGAATTGTTAGTGAAAGAATACTACAGTCAAGAAGCTAACACTAAGGATAAGGATATAAACTCTGTACTTTTCAGTTCTCAGCCCAGCCCTGGAGcttgtatttatgaattttag
- the Galk gene encoding N-acetylgalactosamine kinase isoform X2, producing MSASCPPLQRVPSEGSKAERLRCLVETFTSEFSAKPQFCARAPGRVNLIGEHVDYCGYAVFPMAIDLDILIAVGSNATGKLNLINVEDSYPKFSCEINNFEIDKSHPTWYNYILCGVQGIQEEGGRNEPFTGLDMAVSGNIPPSSGLSSSSALVCASALAVAHSHKLSISKEDFAEICARCERHVGTQGGGMDQAISFLATEGTARVIEFNPLRSTPVNLPSGVSFVVANSLAPMNKAANSYYNCRVMECRLACQIMAKQAGLAWKEYQRLGQLQKVLGKSLPEMMTLVSRTFESRPYSKKEICKLLGTSEEDLDKTTLSENTRSIEEFLLHDRAQHVFSEAHRVWEFKRICDEKSDKSVEELGKLMKESHLSTKLLYECSHPKLDKLVDLSEGVTFGARLTGAGWGGCMVAMVKEEEAEEYKELLVKEYYSQEANTKDKDINSVLFSSQPSPGACIYEF from the exons ATGAGTGCGTCTTGTCCCCCACTACAAAGAGTTCCATCAGAGGGTAGCAAGGCTGAGAGGCTGAGATGTCTGGTAGAGACGTTTACTTCAGAGTTTTCTGCAAAGCCACAGTTCTGTGCCAGAGCTCCTGGAAG agtGAATCTGATCGGTGAGCATGTGGACTACTGTGGCTATGCTGTTTTTCCAATGGCCATTGATTTGGACATCTTGATCGCTGTTGGCAGCAACGCTACTGGCAAACTCAATCTCATTAATGTTGAAGACAGCTACCCAAAGTTCTCTTGTGAAATTAACAACTTTGA AATAGACAAGAGCCATCCTACTTGGTACAATTATATACTGTGTGGCGTACAAGGCATACAAGAAGAGGGGGGGCGGAATGAACCTTTTACTGGTCTTGATATGGCTGTGAGTGGGAATATTCCCCCATCATCTGGGCTGTCTTCCTCCTCTGCTCTTGTTTGTGCCTCAGCCTTAGCCGTTGCTCATTCACACAAGCTGTCGATAAGTAAGGAAGATTTTGCTGAGATCTGTGCCCGTTGCGAAAGGCATGTAGGAACACAAGGTGGAGGAATGGACCAGGCCATTTCTTTCCTAGCTACTGAAG GGACAGCAAGAGTGATTGAATTTAATCCTCTGAGGTCAACCCCAGTGAATCTGCCATCAGGTGTGTCATTTGTGGTGGCTAACAGCTTGGCCCCCATGAATAAAGCAGCCAATTCTTATTATAACTGTCGGGTCATGGAGTGCCGTCTCGCTTGCCAGATTATGGCAAAACAGGCAG GTCTAGCTTGGAAAGAGTATCAACGTCTTGGCCAACTTCAGAAAGTGCTTGGTAAAAGCCTTCCTGAGATGATGACTCTTGTGTCACGCACTTTTGAATCTCGCCCATACAGCAAAAAAGAGATTTGCAAGTTACTTGGTACTTCTGAGGAGGATTTAGATAAA ACTACCTTAAGTGAAAACACTAGGAGCATCGAAGAATTCTTACTTCATGATAGAGCACAACACGTTTTCTCAGAGGCGCATCGTGTGTGGGAGTTCAAACGGATCTGTGATGAAAAGAGTGATAAATCTGTAGAGGAACTTGGGAAGCTGATGAAGGAGTCCCACTTGTCTACAAAACTACTTTATGAATGTTCACATCCTAAACTTGATAAACTAGTGGACCTTTCTGAGGGTGTAACATTTGGTGCCAGGCTAACAGGAGCTGG ATGGGGTGGATGCATGGTTGCTATGGTCAAAGAGGAAGAGGCTGAGGAGTACAAGGAATTGTTAGTGAAAGAATACTACAGTCAAGAAGCTAACACTAAGGATAAGGATATAAACTCTGTACTTTTCAGTTCTCAGCCCAGCCCTGGAGcttgtatttatgaattttag